The following proteins are encoded in a genomic region of Cydia strobilella chromosome 19, ilCydStro3.1, whole genome shotgun sequence:
- the LOC134749890 gene encoding structure-specific endonuclease subunit SLX1 homolog has protein sequence MMEPELVEDFFGVYLLYNINPKYKGRTYIGYTRDPNRRIMQHNRGTWAGGALRTSNRGPWKMVMIVHGFPNNISALRFEWAWQNPTKTTRLQHLSLKRVPRKETEFHFQLRVVSEMLRVGPWCRLPLTIRWLEKDFYEEFPPEREPPTHMKICHGPVKSKNLKKPKKTFHATHTECLICSGYITRPDSKLSCLNPHCDLISHITCLAQLFLEPSEFVPIQGQCPFCGTVLKWGELIRKMRGCGQGTLSQEDDNGSNDDDEVLSQDRAFVDNNSIWLQDCDEL, from the exons ATGATGGAGCCAGAACTCGTTGAAGATTTCTTTGGAGTTTATTTATTGTACAACATTAACCCCAAATATAAGGGTCGTACATACATTGGCTACACCAGAGATCCAAATAGAAGAATAATGCAACATAACAGAGGAACGTGGGCTGGTGGTGCGCTTAGGACAAGTAATAGAGGACCATG gaAAATGGTCATGATTGTACACGGGTTCCCTAACAACATATCTGCTTTGCGG TTTGAATGGGCCTGGCAGAACCCAACAAAGACAACAAGACTGCAGCACTTGTCCCTAAAGAGAGTGCCCAGGAAGGAGACAGAGTTCCACTTTCAGCTCCGAGTTGTCAGTGAAATGCTTAGGGTCGGGCCGTGGTGTCGACTGCCGCTCACCATCAGATGGCTAGAGAAAGACTTTTATGAAGAATTTCCA cCTGAAAGAGAACCTCCAACTCACATGAAAATATGCCATGGACCAGTCAAGAGTAAGAACCTGAAGAAACCCAAGAAAACCTTCCATGCAACCCACACGGAATGCCTCATCTGCTCCGGCTACATAACCAGACCCGACTCTAAGCTATCCTGCTTAAATCCTCATTGTGACCTCATATCTCACATAACATGTCTCGCCCAGTTATTCTTAGAACCGTCTGAATTTGTCCCCATACAAGGACAGTGTCCTTTCTGTGGTACAGTGCTTAAATGGGGTGAATTAATAAGGAAAATGAGAGGTTGTGGTCAGGGTACATTGAGCCAGGAAGATGATAATGGCagcaatgatgatgatgaagttttGTCACAAGACAGAGCATTTGTTGATAATAATTCCATTTGGTTACAAGACTGTGATGAGTTatga
- the LOC134749980 gene encoding zinc finger HIT domain-containing protein 2, which produces MSDESSNTQSAKICGLCNENPSKYCCPRCEVLYCSLDCYRSEKHQECSENFYRNCVTEELASNHVDDESKRKMIEILKRMHEQEIDTEDIKEMLENMDSDDEESEDLHERIKGLNLNDADQLWGVLTEDERNEFEALLNKGDVGAIMPQWEPWWMFRKKEKKVEEITKEESEALKKCPDLKKVPALDSMTTVQPSPAIKFNITNIIASYAFVMRYFNGDVEPLEWVTHFLNVCANLESSANFDDPAIAVESVVQKCLQSELIETDAPSLDVMKHDTYLILQGPSKEHKNHYCKSALSDLYRVLHKAKSISKAQPTDDKKQSKDKAFSKKFPEHGTEHLPPLDGNKLKKCMKKVEYYLSFLESGIA; this is translated from the exons ATGTCTGACGAATCATCCAACACACAGAGCGCCAAAATCTGTGGGCT gtGTAATGAGAACCCTAGTAAATACTGCTGCCCCCGCTGCGAAGTATTGTACTGCTCCTTAGATTGCTACAGATCTGAAAAGCACCAAGAATGCTCCGAAAACTTCTACCGCAACTGTGTGACAGAAGAACTCGCCTCAAATCACGTTGATGATGAATCTAAGCGCAAAATGATTGAAATATTAAAGCGTATGCATGAGCAAGAAATAGACACTGAGGATATCAAGGAGATGCTAGAAAACATGGACTCGGATGATGAAGAAAGTGAGGATCTTCATGAAAGAATTAAAGGGCTTAATTTAAATGATGCTGATCAGCTGTGGGGAGTATTGACGGAAGATGAGAGGAATGAATTTGAGGCTCTGTTAAATAAGGGTGATGTGGGAGCTATTATGCCACAGTGGGAGCCATGGTGGATGTTTAGAAAGAAAGAGAAGAAGGTAGAGGAAATAACTAAGGAAGAAAGTGAAGCATTGAAAAAGTGTCCTGATTTAAAGAAGGTTCCAGCTTTAGATTCTATGACT ACTGTCCAACCCTCCCCagcaataaagtttaatataacaaatatcATAGCATCCTACGCATTTGTGATGCGATACTTCAACGGAGACGTGGAGCCCCTGGAATGGGTAACACATTTCCTCAATGTTTGTGCCAATTTGGAGTCTAGTGCCAATTTTGATGACCCTGCCATAGCCGTTGAGTCAGTTGTACAGAAATGCTTACAG AGTGAACTCATTGAAACAGACGCGCCGAGTCTGGATGTCATGAAGCACGACACCTATTTAATCCTCCAAGGACCCAGTAAAGAGCACAAAAATCACTACTGCAAATCAGCTCTCTCAGATCTCTACAGGGTGCTACATAAAGCCAAATCTATATCAAAAGCGCAGCCTACTGATGATAAGAAACAAAGTAAAGATAAAGcattttctaagaagtttccgGAGCATGGGACAGAACATTTACCGCCCTTGGATGGTAACAAGTTGAAGAAATGTATGAAGAAAGTTGAATATTATTTGTCCTTCCTTGAAAGTGGCATAGCATAG